The following coding sequences are from one Streptomyces sp. NBC_00536 window:
- a CDS encoding ABC transporter ATP-binding protein produces MSGIRFDAVSVAYGAATVLDSLDLTVEPGEVMALLGPSGSGKTTALRAVAGFVRPSSGRVFIGDRDVTALPPHKRGIGMVVQQYALFPHMRVEDNVAFGLKAQKAPKAGIPGRVAEALEMTGMAAYAKRYPRELSGGQQQRVAIARALAIRPGVLLLDEPLSALDAQLRSGMLAELARLHRELPDVSILYVTHDQVEALTLADRIAVMDKARLQDCGTPQELYRTPRTEFTASFVGNANLLPVTVAEGGALFAGRTLDLDPGRAAPGASATLCVRPHLLALGEGPNALSGKITEVQWRGSTHRLYVDVDGHRIKADLPELRETPALGDHVTLHFEPRDAVLLSAGVSDG; encoded by the coding sequence GTGAGCGGGATCCGTTTCGACGCGGTCTCGGTCGCCTACGGCGCCGCGACCGTCCTGGACTCCCTCGACCTGACCGTGGAGCCGGGCGAGGTCATGGCCCTGCTCGGCCCCTCCGGTTCGGGCAAGACCACGGCGCTGCGGGCGGTCGCCGGATTCGTACGTCCCTCCTCGGGCCGGGTGTTCATCGGTGACCGGGACGTCACGGCGCTCCCGCCGCACAAGCGCGGCATCGGCATGGTCGTCCAGCAGTACGCGCTCTTCCCCCACATGCGGGTCGAGGACAACGTCGCCTTCGGCCTCAAGGCGCAGAAGGCACCCAAGGCCGGGATCCCCGGGCGGGTCGCCGAGGCCCTGGAGATGACGGGCATGGCGGCCTACGCCAAGCGCTACCCGCGCGAACTGTCCGGCGGCCAGCAGCAGCGCGTGGCCATCGCCCGCGCGCTCGCGATCCGCCCCGGGGTGCTGCTGCTCGACGAGCCGCTCTCCGCGCTCGACGCGCAGCTGCGCTCCGGGATGCTCGCCGAACTGGCCCGGCTGCACCGCGAACTGCCCGACGTGTCGATCCTGTACGTCACCCACGACCAGGTCGAGGCGCTCACGCTCGCCGACCGGATCGCGGTCATGGACAAGGCGCGGCTGCAGGACTGCGGCACCCCGCAGGAGCTGTACCGCACCCCGCGCACCGAGTTCACCGCCTCGTTCGTCGGCAACGCCAACCTCCTCCCGGTCACCGTCGCCGAGGGAGGCGCGCTGTTCGCCGGGCGGACCCTGGACCTCGATCCGGGCCGCGCGGCCCCCGGCGCGAGCGCCACCCTGTGCGTGCGCCCGCACCTGCTCGCCCTGGGGGAGGGCCCGAACGCCCTGAGCGGCAAGATCACCGAGGTGCAGTGGCGCGGCTCCACGCACCGGCTGTACGTCGATGTGGACGGCCACCGGATCAAGGCGGACCTGCCGGAGCTGCGCGAGACCCCGGCGCTCGGCGACCACGTCACCCTGCACTTCGAACCCCGG
- a CDS encoding phosphonatase-like hydrolase yields the protein MATITTANGNTLHRKLVVLDMAGTTVADGGLVERAFERAAERLGVEPGSADHAAKLQYVRDTMGESKISVFRHLFGTEDLARRANTAFEQAYGELVDGGLVAPLPGARETIESLRAEGRTVVLTTGFARVTQDAILDALGWRDLADLTLCPADAGGRGRPYPDMVLAAFLRTGAVDDVRAAVVVGDTAYDMLSGQRAGAGTVAGVLTGAHDRAALTAHGATHVLGSIAELPALLGPMAQLVPPAAESAESAA from the coding sequence ATGGCCACCATCACCACCGCCAACGGCAATACCCTCCACCGCAAGCTCGTCGTCCTCGACATGGCCGGCACCACCGTCGCCGACGGCGGCCTCGTCGAGCGGGCCTTCGAGCGCGCCGCCGAGCGCCTCGGCGTCGAGCCCGGCTCGGCCGACCACGCGGCCAAGCTCCAGTACGTCCGCGACACCATGGGCGAGTCGAAGATCTCCGTCTTCCGGCACCTCTTCGGCACGGAGGACCTCGCCCGGCGCGCCAACACCGCCTTCGAGCAGGCCTACGGCGAACTGGTCGACGGCGGTCTCGTCGCCCCGCTCCCCGGCGCCCGCGAGACCATCGAGTCGCTCCGCGCCGAGGGCCGCACCGTCGTCCTGACCACCGGCTTCGCCCGCGTCACCCAGGACGCCATCCTCGACGCCCTCGGCTGGCGGGACCTCGCCGACCTGACGCTGTGCCCCGCCGACGCGGGCGGCCGCGGGCGCCCGTACCCGGACATGGTGCTGGCCGCGTTCCTGCGCACCGGCGCGGTGGACGACGTACGCGCGGCGGTCGTCGTCGGCGACACCGCCTACGACATGCTCAGCGGGCAGCGCGCGGGCGCCGGGACCGTGGCCGGGGTGCTGACCGGGGCGCACGACCGGGCGGCCCTCACCGCCCACGGGGCGACCCACGTCCTCGGCTCGATCGCCGAACTCCCGGCGCTCCTGGGCCCGATGGCCCAGCTGGTCCCGCCGGCCGCAGAGTCCGCGGAGTCCGCGGCGTGA
- a CDS encoding TIGR03364 family FAD-dependent oxidoreductase has product MRVIVIGGGVVGTMHAWQAVERGHEVVQIEREAEARGASLRNFGQIWVSGRAGGAELDTALRARELWERIGERVPGLGFRAIGSLTPVRNAREYAVAEAAVARPDAAARGYKLVTAAEAREINPALRGAFEAALWCERDAAVEPRTAQLHLREALRASGRYTFLPGREVREVTGPGAVRDDHGDVHRGDVVVLATGAWLSGLVRELAPELPVRRVRLQMMQTEPLGEPLTTSVADADSFRYYPAYQSAALDALNAEQAQAPVAAAHKMQLLMVQRRDGGLTIGDTHEYEHPFAFDTLEEPYDHLTEVVESFLGRPLPKIRHRWAGVYAQCTDTTRVVHREQVRDGVWLVTGPGGRGMTCSPAIAETTANELGW; this is encoded by the coding sequence GTGAGAGTCATAGTCATCGGAGGCGGCGTGGTCGGCACCATGCACGCCTGGCAAGCAGTCGAACGCGGCCACGAGGTCGTCCAGATCGAGCGCGAAGCCGAGGCACGCGGCGCCTCGCTGCGCAATTTCGGCCAGATCTGGGTCAGCGGACGGGCCGGCGGTGCGGAGCTGGACACGGCGCTGCGGGCCCGAGAGCTCTGGGAGCGGATCGGGGAACGGGTCCCCGGCCTGGGCTTCCGCGCCATCGGATCGCTCACCCCCGTCCGCAACGCCCGCGAGTACGCGGTCGCCGAGGCGGCCGTCGCCCGCCCCGACGCCGCCGCCCGCGGCTACAAACTGGTCACCGCCGCCGAAGCGCGCGAGATCAACCCGGCCCTGCGCGGCGCCTTCGAGGCGGCCCTGTGGTGCGAGCGGGACGCGGCCGTCGAACCCCGCACCGCGCAGCTCCACCTGCGCGAGGCGCTCCGCGCCTCCGGCCGCTACACCTTCCTCCCCGGACGCGAGGTCCGCGAGGTCACCGGCCCCGGCGCCGTCCGCGACGACCACGGTGACGTGCACCGCGGCGACGTCGTCGTGCTGGCCACCGGTGCCTGGCTCTCCGGCCTGGTCCGCGAGCTGGCCCCCGAACTGCCCGTGCGCCGCGTCCGGCTGCAGATGATGCAGACCGAGCCGCTCGGCGAGCCGCTGACCACCTCGGTCGCCGACGCCGACAGCTTCCGCTACTACCCGGCGTACCAGTCGGCGGCCCTCGACGCGCTCAACGCCGAGCAGGCGCAGGCCCCGGTCGCCGCCGCGCACAAGATGCAGCTGCTGATGGTCCAGCGCCGCGACGGCGGCCTGACCATCGGCGACACCCACGAGTACGAGCACCCCTTCGCGTTCGACACCCTCGAAGAGCCCTACGACCACCTCACCGAGGTCGTCGAGTCCTTCCTGGGCCGCCCGCTGCCGAAGATCCGGCACCGCTGGGCGGGCGTGTACGCGCAGTGCACCGACACCACCCGGGTCGTCCACCGCGAGCAGGTGCGGGACGGCGTGTGGCTGGTGACGGGACCCGGCGGCCGGGGCATGACCTGCTCGCCCGCCATAGCCGAAACCACCGCGAACGAACTGGGCTGGTAA
- a CDS encoding GntR family transcriptional regulator, which translates to MEPTKHRPGSPVRSGIPEHGRIPKYYAVKARISELVEELGEGGSLPTERDLAERYEVSRETVRQALRELLLEGRLRRAGRGTVVAGPKLEQPLSLASYTEGVRRQGRRPGRNLIGLEQFPCPPDLAHGIGAEAGEPVWHLERVLLADDERVGLESTYIRVARAPRLDGEFQPDSSFYGYLRERLGIGFGDADEKLETVLATPREALLIGTPPALPMLLIHRFSRDQDGRPLERVRSLYRGDRFSFTTHLRPE; encoded by the coding sequence GTGGAACCGACCAAGCACCGACCCGGCTCGCCGGTCCGATCCGGCATTCCTGAGCACGGGCGCATCCCCAAGTACTACGCCGTCAAGGCCCGCATCTCCGAGCTCGTCGAGGAGCTCGGCGAGGGCGGCTCGCTGCCGACCGAGCGTGATCTCGCCGAGCGCTACGAGGTGTCCCGCGAGACCGTTCGTCAGGCCCTGCGCGAGCTGCTCCTCGAAGGCCGGCTGCGCCGGGCCGGGCGCGGCACCGTCGTCGCCGGGCCGAAGCTGGAGCAGCCGCTCTCGCTCGCCAGTTACACCGAGGGGGTCCGCCGTCAGGGGCGCCGCCCCGGCCGCAACCTGATCGGGCTGGAGCAGTTCCCCTGCCCGCCCGACCTCGCGCACGGCATCGGTGCCGAGGCCGGCGAGCCCGTCTGGCACCTGGAGCGGGTGCTGCTGGCCGACGACGAGCGGGTGGGGCTGGAGAGCACGTACATCCGGGTGGCCCGTGCCCCCCGCCTGGACGGCGAATTCCAGCCGGATTCCTCTTTCTACGGATATCTCCGCGAGCGGCTCGGCATCGGCTTCGGCGACGCCGACGAGAAGCTGGAGACGGTCCTGGCCACCCCGCGCGAGGCGCTGCTCATCGGTACTCCGCCCGCGCTCCCGATGCTGCTGATCCACCGGTTCTCGCGGGATCAGGACGGGCGCCCGCTGGAGCGGGTGCGTTCGCTCTACCGTGGCGACCGGTTCAGCTTCACGACGCACCTGCGCCCCGAGTAG
- a CDS encoding ROK family transcriptional regulator, with protein sequence MRGSGGGGGEGVGGGDDAGGAGGGANLAGLRGHNAALVLSLLRAAGLRGEAGPGRGELAARTGLTPQAVSKITARLAAEGLVAEAGRGASTGGKPRTLLRLVPEARYAVGAHLDRDELRVVRVDLLGRVVAEWRRPLDFGAEPDVVVGVVAEAVVRACGGGPGGGGLGGVGGLAGLAGVGAVGAVGGAGGSGGVVGVPLGVGVAAPGPLDHRTGVLGRVTGFPGWEGYPLRAALAGRLGLPVVVDKDTNAGAAGAGPGPGGSVYLHVGTGLGAGLRLGGEVYRGSRSGAGEFGHQVLLLDGPPCRCGARGCAEVLCLEAVARGDLARAARVLGEAAANLVALLDVERVLLGGRVVAGAPEVFVEGVRTVLAARALGGEPARVERAPGGVAEGAAELVLAPLFGSGRV encoded by the coding sequence ATCAGGGGTAGCGGTGGCGGTGGCGGCGAGGGTGTCGGCGGCGGGGACGACGCGGGTGGTGCGGGCGGCGGAGCGAATCTGGCCGGACTGCGCGGGCACAACGCCGCGCTCGTACTGAGCCTGCTGCGCGCGGCGGGCCTGCGCGGCGAGGCCGGGCCGGGCCGTGGCGAACTGGCGGCGCGTACGGGACTGACTCCCCAGGCCGTCAGCAAGATCACGGCCCGGCTGGCGGCGGAGGGCCTGGTCGCGGAGGCGGGCCGCGGTGCGTCCACCGGGGGCAAGCCGCGCACCCTGCTGCGGCTGGTCCCCGAGGCCCGGTACGCCGTCGGTGCGCACCTGGACCGGGATGAGCTGCGCGTGGTGCGGGTGGATCTGCTGGGGCGGGTGGTGGCCGAGTGGCGCCGGCCGCTGGACTTCGGTGCCGAGCCCGATGTGGTCGTGGGGGTCGTGGCCGAGGCGGTGGTTCGGGCCTGTGGGGGTGGCCCGGGCGGGGGTGGTCTGGGTGGAGTGGGTGGCCTGGCTGGCCTGGCTGGCGTGGGTGCTGTGGGTGCTGTGGGTGGTGCGGGGGGATCCGGTGGGGTGGTCGGGGTGCCGCTGGGTGTGGGGGTTGCCGCGCCCGGGCCGCTGGACCACCGGACCGGGGTGCTGGGCCGGGTGACCGGGTTCCCCGGGTGGGAGGGCTACCCGCTGCGGGCGGCGCTGGCCGGGCGGCTCGGGCTGCCGGTGGTGGTGGACAAGGACACCAACGCGGGCGCGGCCGGAGCCGGTCCGGGGCCCGGCGGCTCCGTGTACCTGCACGTGGGCACCGGGCTGGGCGCGGGGCTGCGCCTCGGGGGCGAGGTGTACCGGGGGAGCAGGTCGGGTGCGGGGGAGTTCGGGCACCAGGTGCTGCTGCTGGACGGGCCTCCGTGCCGGTGCGGGGCGCGCGGGTGTGCGGAGGTGCTGTGCCTGGAGGCGGTGGCGCGGGGTGACCTCGCGCGGGCCGCGCGGGTGCTGGGGGAGGCCGCGGCGAACCTGGTCGCGCTGCTGGACGTGGAACGGGTGCTGCTGGGTGGGCGCGTGGTGGCGGGCGCGCCGGAGGTGTTCGTCGAGGGGGTCCGTACGGTGCTGGCGGCGCGGGCGCTCGGTGGCGAACCGGCGCGGGTGGAGCGGGCTCCCGGTGGGGTGGCCGAGGGGGCGGCGGAGCTGGTCCTGGCTCCCCTCTTCGGCTCCGGCCGAGTCTGA
- a CDS encoding Gfo/Idh/MocA family oxidoreductase yields the protein MATTSPSTPASPSTPTSPTRPLRVGLIGYGLAGSVFHAPLVAATDGLVLDTVVTSDPARQAQVHAEFPDAHVVPTPDELWERSAELDLVVIASPNKTHVPLATTALTRGLAVVVDKPLAATAAEARELAALADRTGTFLSVFQNRRWDNDFLTVRRLIEDGELGEIQRYESRFERWRPQLKGGWRESGAPEEIGGLLYDLGSHVVDQALVLFGPAVRVYAETDVRRPGARADDDTFIAITHAGGVRSHLYVSATTAQLGPRMRVLGSSAGYVKYGLDPQEAALREGKRPGVDLPWGEEPEHCRGRIGSGESPLTGGGRPVPTEPGDYPAYYAAVAAALRGGGPAPVTAHEAADCLAVLEAARRSSREGCAVNISPSADGSV from the coding sequence ATGGCTACCACCTCCCCCAGCACCCCCGCCTCTCCCAGCACCCCCACCAGCCCCACCCGCCCCCTCCGCGTCGGACTGATCGGCTACGGACTCGCCGGTTCCGTCTTCCACGCCCCGCTCGTGGCCGCGACCGACGGGCTCGTCCTCGACACGGTCGTCACCTCCGACCCCGCCCGCCAGGCCCAGGTGCACGCCGAGTTCCCGGACGCACACGTCGTACCGACCCCGGACGAGCTGTGGGAGCGGTCCGCGGAACTGGACCTGGTGGTCATCGCCTCCCCCAACAAGACCCACGTCCCGCTCGCCACCACCGCCCTGACCAGGGGCCTCGCCGTGGTCGTCGACAAGCCCCTCGCCGCCACCGCCGCGGAGGCCCGTGAACTCGCCGCGCTGGCCGACCGGACCGGAACCTTCCTGTCCGTCTTCCAGAACCGCCGCTGGGACAACGACTTCCTCACCGTGCGCCGCCTGATCGAGGACGGCGAGCTGGGCGAGATCCAGCGCTACGAGTCCCGCTTCGAGCGCTGGCGCCCGCAGCTCAAGGGCGGCTGGCGCGAATCCGGCGCCCCGGAGGAGATCGGCGGGCTGCTCTACGACCTGGGCAGCCACGTGGTGGACCAGGCCCTGGTGCTGTTCGGCCCGGCCGTCCGGGTCTACGCGGAGACGGACGTACGCAGGCCCGGCGCCCGGGCGGACGACGACACCTTCATCGCGATCACCCACGCGGGCGGCGTACGTTCCCACCTCTACGTCAGCGCGACCACGGCCCAGCTGGGCCCGCGCATGCGCGTGCTCGGCTCCTCCGCGGGCTATGTGAAGTACGGCCTGGACCCGCAGGAGGCCGCCCTGCGCGAGGGCAAGCGGCCCGGCGTGGACCTGCCGTGGGGTGAGGAGCCCGAGCACTGCCGGGGCCGGATCGGCTCCGGCGAGTCCCCGCTGACGGGTGGCGGGCGGCCCGTTCCGACGGAGCCGGGCGACTACCCGGCCTACTACGCGGCGGTGGCGGCCGCCCTGCGCGGCGGCGGCCCGGCTCCGGTGACCGCGCACGAGGCGGCGGACTGCCTGGCGGTCCTGGAGGCGGCCCGGCGCTCGTCGCGGGAGGGGTGTGCGGTCAACATCTCACCGTCCGCCGACGGATCCGTCTGA
- a CDS encoding ALF repeat-containing protein encodes MSRIASAVTAAAIAPAVLFSAPAFAADGGTAAGTASTVSTPADTKPADTKPADGTDQAAADRAAIEKILADPKSGRGVREAAEKALKGTAADMRHFLTVELAKQQLDDDRVRVSQLINAGGKAVKREGGKAIDAGTQAALTAFLETGQHTARLEDDRVELLTMLKGAGPGLTEGIQKILSNGTPAQIREFVKTTQHTLRDDDNAVLISQMLNKNPGPELKKAAQAALKGSPQDRAEFLKTGQFTAREKDKQAETGKPADGKDKPKDPATDKGDGSGKDKPKDEAGKGTVTPVNNGSGGNTAAPAGGKGPLASTGSGSETPWIVGGGALALAAGAGLVLTARRRGASARG; translated from the coding sequence TTGTCCCGGATCGCATCGGCCGTCACCGCGGCCGCCATCGCCCCGGCCGTCCTGTTCTCCGCACCGGCCTTCGCCGCCGACGGCGGGACGGCGGCGGGGACCGCGTCCACCGTGTCGACGCCGGCCGACACGAAGCCCGCCGACACCAAGCCCGCCGACGGTACGGACCAGGCCGCGGCCGACCGCGCCGCGATCGAGAAGATCCTTGCCGACCCGAAGAGCGGCCGCGGCGTGCGCGAGGCCGCCGAGAAGGCCCTCAAGGGGACGGCCGCGGACATGCGGCACTTCCTGACGGTCGAACTGGCGAAGCAGCAGCTCGACGACGACCGGGTGCGCGTTTCCCAGCTCATCAACGCGGGCGGCAAGGCCGTCAAGCGCGAGGGCGGCAAGGCCATCGACGCCGGCACCCAGGCGGCGCTGACCGCGTTCCTGGAGACCGGCCAGCACACCGCGCGCCTCGAAGACGACCGCGTCGAGCTGCTCACGATGCTCAAGGGCGCCGGTCCGGGCCTGACCGAGGGCATCCAGAAGATCCTCTCGAACGGCACCCCGGCGCAGATCCGCGAGTTCGTGAAGACCACGCAGCACACGCTGCGCGACGACGACAACGCGGTCCTGATCTCGCAGATGCTGAACAAGAACCCCGGTCCCGAGCTGAAGAAGGCCGCGCAGGCCGCCCTCAAGGGCAGCCCGCAGGACCGCGCCGAGTTCCTGAAGACCGGGCAGTTCACGGCCCGCGAGAAGGACAAGCAGGCCGAGACCGGCAAGCCGGCCGACGGCAAGGACAAGCCGAAGGACCCGGCCACGGACAAGGGCGACGGCAGCGGCAAGGACAAGCCGAAGGACGAGGCCGGCAAGGGCACCGTCACCCCGGTGAACAACGGCTCCGGCGGCAACACCGCGGCCCCGGCCGGCGGCAAGGGCCCGCTCGCCTCCACCGGCAGCGGCTCTGAGACCCCGTGGATCGTCGGCGGCGGCGCCCTCGCCCTGGCGGCGGGCGCGGGCCTGGTGCTGACGGCGCGCCGCCGCGGCGCCTCGGCCCGCGGCTGA
- a CDS encoding fumarylacetoacetate hydrolase family protein yields the protein MKLLRVGPVGAERPALLDQDGTLRDLSGLITDVDGALLADDSELSRVRDAAVSGGLPVLGAEGLRIGAPVGRIGKIVGIGLNYHGHAAEVGAETPAEPIVFLKAPDTVVGPDDTVLIPRGSVKTDWEAELGVVIGSTARYLGSAEEGLAHVGGYLLVNDVSEREFQIERGGTWDKGKNCETFTPLGPWLVTADEIPDPQVLDVKLWVNGELKQDGETSDQIFPVGEVVRYLSQFMTLYPGDVIVTGTPAGVAMGQPEPKPFLRAGDVVELEIEKLGRQRQEFKSA from the coding sequence ATGAAGCTGCTGCGTGTCGGACCGGTGGGTGCTGAGCGCCCCGCGCTGCTCGACCAGGACGGGACCCTGCGGGACCTGTCCGGCCTGATCACGGATGTGGACGGCGCACTGCTCGCCGACGACTCCGAGCTGTCCCGGGTACGGGACGCGGCGGTATCCGGCGGGCTTCCGGTCCTGGGCGCCGAAGGCCTGCGGATCGGTGCGCCGGTCGGCAGGATCGGCAAGATCGTGGGCATCGGCCTGAACTACCACGGCCACGCGGCGGAGGTCGGCGCCGAGACCCCCGCGGAGCCGATCGTGTTCCTCAAGGCCCCGGACACGGTCGTCGGCCCCGACGACACCGTGCTGATCCCGCGCGGCAGCGTGAAGACCGACTGGGAAGCGGAGCTGGGCGTCGTCATCGGCAGCACGGCCCGCTACCTGGGCTCGGCGGAGGAGGGCCTCGCGCACGTCGGCGGCTACCTGCTCGTGAACGACGTGTCGGAGCGCGAGTTCCAGATCGAGCGCGGCGGCACCTGGGACAAGGGCAAGAACTGCGAGACCTTCACCCCGCTCGGCCCCTGGCTGGTCACGGCCGACGAGATCCCGGACCCGCAGGTCCTCGACGTGAAGCTGTGGGTCAACGGCGAACTCAAGCAGGACGGCGAGACCTCCGACCAGATCTTCCCGGTCGGCGAGGTCGTGCGGTACCTCAGCCAGTTCATGACCCTGTACCCGGGCGACGTCATCGTCACCGGCACCCCGGCCGGTGTGGCCATGGGGCAGCCGGAGCCGAAGCCGTTCCTGCGGGCCGGTGACGTCGTGGAGCTGGAGATCGAGAAGCTCGGCCGCCAGCGCCAGGAGTTCAAGAGCGCCTAG
- a CDS encoding YidC/Oxa1 family membrane protein insertase translates to MSVLTPLTHALTEGVAQPVAALAHLLEPVAAQTATAAAIVLFTVLVRLALHPLSRAAFRGTTPSAGCLPVLVQLPVFFFMYRAFTSVDSGLLGERLFAAPLGAHWTDALGDGGPFGAPGLVFLGLFAAIAAIAAWSAVRGRRAARSAGGPELPASVPAEQREAMRKLSGVLPLLSFGTLVTAAVVPLAAGLYLVATTGWTVAERAWLQHRKDRAGRGALGGERSSL, encoded by the coding sequence GTGTCCGTTCTCACCCCGCTCACCCATGCGCTCACCGAGGGCGTGGCGCAGCCCGTCGCCGCGCTCGCCCACCTGCTGGAGCCGGTGGCGGCCCAGACCGCGACCGCTGCCGCGATCGTGCTGTTCACCGTGCTCGTGCGGCTCGCCCTGCACCCGCTGAGCCGGGCGGCCTTCCGGGGGACGACCCCGTCGGCCGGGTGCCTGCCCGTACTGGTGCAGCTGCCGGTGTTCTTCTTCATGTACCGGGCGTTCACGTCCGTGGACAGCGGGCTGCTGGGCGAGCGGCTCTTCGCGGCGCCGCTGGGGGCCCACTGGACCGACGCGCTGGGGGACGGCGGCCCGTTCGGGGCGCCGGGCCTGGTGTTCCTGGGACTGTTCGCCGCCATCGCGGCCATCGCCGCGTGGAGTGCCGTACGGGGGCGGCGGGCCGCGCGCTCGGCCGGTGGCCCCGAGTTGCCCGCCTCGGTGCCCGCCGAGCAGCGGGAAGCGATGCGCAAGCTGTCCGGCGTGCTGCCCCTGCTCTCCTTCGGCACGCTGGTCACCGCCGCCGTGGTGCCGCTGGCCGCGGGTCTGTACCTGGTGGCGACGACCGGGTGGACGGTGGCGGAGCGGGCTTGGCTCCAGCACCGCAAGGACCGCGCCGGACGGGGCGCGCTCGGAGGCGAGCGTTCCAGTCTGTGA
- a CDS encoding DUF6412 domain-containing protein → MARVRGLLSVVLLAGLFTLLLGSSLGESGLSAAVAFAATAAVGAAVLGCAALLARAASPVPPTRIRTAIRDREQRTAFLPQRDPDASGRSRPRAPGRSVLTAA, encoded by the coding sequence ATGGCGCGGGTCCGTGGGCTGTTGAGCGTCGTCCTGCTCGCCGGGCTCTTCACGCTGCTCCTGGGATCCTCCCTCGGGGAGAGCGGGCTGAGCGCCGCCGTGGCCTTCGCCGCCACGGCCGCCGTCGGCGCCGCGGTGCTGGGCTGTGCGGCGCTGCTCGCGCGGGCCGCCTCGCCCGTACCCCCCACCCGAATACGCACCGCGATCCGCGATCGCGAGCAGCGCACGGCCTTCCTGCCGCAGCGCGATCCCGACGCCTCCGGCCGCTCGCGGCCCAGGGCGCCCGGGCGGTCCGTCCTGACGGCCGCGTAG
- a CDS encoding sodium:solute symporter family protein, with protein sequence MVATVALGLFAVRGRGGGGGGLAEWSVGGRSLGTVFIWVLMAGEGYTSFSYLGAAGWGYNYGAPVMYVVAYMSCGYAVGYVVGPLLWDYARRHALVGISDMVAHRYGRPWLGAAVAVLATVFLLPYIQLQITGMGVVVSTVTYGAVPLEWAYFVAFAVTTGFVVVSGLRGSAWVSVLKDVLVIGTLGFLAVYVPLHYFGGYGELFSRLTAERPEWLTLPGHGGAESGLGTGWFVSTSVLNALTVVIFPTTVAGYLGARDADALRRNAILLPAYNVLLFVPMLLGMAALFVVPGLAGADSNLALFKLIVDSLPAWAVGLIGVAAALSSIVPMAVFMLVIGTMWGRSVLSLVPRWSAGERQKPASQVVVVAAGALALVMTYTAPNTLVRLSLISYEGMAQLVPMLLLGLVWRRLTLAAAVSGLVTGVVAVCALVFTGHDPVWGVNAGMVALALNLVVTLAVAWGGPRETDGRPDAEVLAADPAVSG encoded by the coding sequence ATGGTGGCGACCGTCGCGCTGGGCCTGTTCGCGGTGCGCGGGCGCGGCGGCGGGGGCGGCGGGCTCGCGGAGTGGTCGGTGGGCGGGCGTTCGCTGGGGACCGTCTTCATCTGGGTGCTGATGGCGGGCGAGGGCTATACGAGTTTCAGCTACCTGGGCGCGGCGGGCTGGGGCTACAACTACGGGGCGCCCGTGATGTACGTCGTCGCCTACATGTCCTGCGGGTACGCGGTCGGGTACGTCGTCGGGCCCCTGCTCTGGGACTACGCGCGCCGGCACGCCCTGGTCGGGATCTCGGACATGGTCGCGCACCGGTACGGGCGGCCCTGGCTGGGCGCGGCGGTCGCGGTGCTGGCGACGGTGTTCCTGCTGCCCTACATCCAGCTCCAGATCACCGGGATGGGGGTGGTGGTCTCCACGGTGACCTACGGCGCGGTGCCGCTGGAATGGGCCTACTTCGTGGCGTTCGCCGTCACCACCGGGTTCGTGGTGGTCAGCGGGCTGCGCGGGAGCGCGTGGGTGTCCGTGCTCAAGGACGTGCTGGTGATCGGGACGCTGGGGTTCCTCGCGGTGTACGTGCCGCTGCACTACTTCGGCGGGTACGGGGAGCTGTTCTCCCGGCTGACCGCGGAGCGGCCCGAGTGGCTGACCCTGCCCGGGCACGGGGGCGCGGAGAGCGGGCTCGGGACGGGGTGGTTCGTGTCCACCTCCGTGCTCAACGCGCTGACCGTGGTCATCTTCCCCACGACGGTGGCCGGCTATCTCGGGGCGCGCGACGCCGACGCGCTGCGGCGCAACGCGATCCTGCTGCCCGCCTACAACGTGCTGCTCTTCGTCCCCATGCTGCTGGGGATGGCCGCGCTGTTCGTGGTGCCGGGGCTGGCGGGCGCGGACTCCAACCTGGCGCTCTTCAAGCTGATCGTCGACTCGCTGCCCGCGTGGGCGGTCGGGCTGATCGGGGTCGCGGCGGCGCTGTCGTCGATCGTGCCGATGGCGGTGTTCATGCTGGTGATCGGGACGATGTGGGGGCGCAGCGTGCTGTCGCTGGTGCCGCGGTGGAGTGCGGGGGAGCGGCAGAAGCCCGCCTCGCAGGTGGTCGTGGTGGCGGCCGGGGCGCTGGCGCTGGTGATGACGTACACGGCGCCGAACACGCTGGTGCGGCTCTCGCTCATCTCCTACGAGGGGATGGCGCAGTTGGTGCCGATGCTGCTGCTGGGGCTGGTGTGGCGGCGGCTGACCCTGGCCGCGGCGGTGAGCGGGCTGGTGACCGGGGTCGTGGCCGTCTGCGCGCTCGTTTTCACGGGCCACGATCCGGTGTGGGGGGTGAACGCGGGGATGGTAGCGCTCGCCCTGAACCTGGTGGTCACGCTGGCGGTGGCGTGGGGCGGGCCGCGGGAGACGGACGGGCGGCCGGACGCGGAGGTGCTGGCCGCCGACCCCGCGGTCAGTGGATGA